AGCGACTGACAAACGTGCTGAAGAAAGTTCGTGAAAAATGTCCGGATCCCCAGGCCATGGCGCAGGCATTGAATGAAAGTTTAGGCATTAGCGGGGGGGGGGGAGCAGGTGCTGCTGCGAGTCCGGCGAGTACAGCGGTTCCTGCTTCTCAGCCGGCTCCTACTTCGATGCCTGGCGGAGCGGGAGCAGGGGCAGCAAATCAGAATTCTTTTGCCAGTATGATTAGTAGCAACGAAAATTATCTTCGTATACAAGCGACGGGGACCATGGATCATGCAGAAGTTAAGATTGTAGCCGTAGTCGATACTTCTAACGCCAACCCTGATCAGTGGAAGATTTTGTATTGGAGGGTTCAATAGTGCCACAAGTTATTTTAGCGCTCGATTTGGGTTCTTATTCTATCAAGCTTACTCGTGCTGAACGCTCAATGGGAGAATTTGCAATCAGCGATTTTTTTGAAATTCCTTTCGAGCAACATGAAGCCTTGAGCCCCGAGCAGGTAATTTCTGTTACACTCAAAAAATTTTTTGAGGAACATCCCTTAAGTTACGATACTGCTATTACGGCCCTTTCAGGGACCGAAACTGCCCTGCGTACCCTGGATTTTCCTTTTACCCAGGCGGCCAAAATTGATTCGGCAATTGATTTTGAACTCGAGACCTTCGTCCCTTTTCCTGTGGAAGATCTTTGCATCGATTACATTCCCATCCAAAAGAAGGCATCTCAAACTACTGTTATCGCGGCCTATACCCCCAAGGCTCAAATCGCAAAATTTTTAGGAATGCTCAGTGAAGCCAACTTTGATCCTCGCTATGTAGGTGTAGAAAGTCTGGACCTTGCCAACTTGTACCACTCGCGCATGTTGCCTCCCCAAGGTTGTTATGCCTTACTGGATTTGGGTCACAGCAAAACCCAACTCACCCTTTTGTCTGGTGGAGAATTGAAGTTGGCCAGAACTATCTCCATCGGCGGTAAACATATCACTGAAGCCATCGCAAAAGTGATGGAGGTTGATTTTTCGAGGGCTCAACAAATCAAACACAGCGAAGGACAAATTTCTGCCTTTGATTCCTCCTCAGAACTTACAGAGGCTATCCAAGAAGTGGTAGACCAGATTTTAGTTCAGGTTCGACAGACCCTCTTTGCTTTTTACGAAAAGGGAGGAAGTGTCATTGAAGCTGTTTTTCTCTGTGGGGGCACTTCAAGGCTTTCGGGCATTGATCAATATCTTTCTACTGTTCTAAAACTCAATGTTTCTCCCCTGGATGTGCTCGATTATTCCTTTAGTCATTTGAAAGATCCGGAAACTGCAAGAGTTCTCATTGCGCCTTGTGTTGCGATGGTTTTACGTGCTGTGTATCCCGGAAAAACAGTGAGTCTTAATTTTAGACGAGATGAATTTGCGTATACCCGAGATATTCAGGCCATTTCTGCGGAGTTCAAACCCATGGCCATTGCGGCTATTGTGGTGTTGGTGCTGGGTGTTGTCTACTTTTCGTTTAGCCTTTATTTACTAGGCGACCGTGAACAGAAGTTGAATAAAAGCGTTGCTTCCTTGCTGACTCAGGGTTTGACAAATCTCCCAAAAAAAGTGCCTGAAAAAATGACGGACGCACAGAATTTGATTAAAGACAGAATAAGCAAGTCTCAGGACGAGCTTTCGAAGCTACAAAGCGATTCTGCCTTGTCGGCCTTGGAAATTCTAAGGATGATCTCAATGGGACTTCCGAGCCGGCAAGATCTGAAATTGGACGTAGACGATTTGAATATTGCCACCGACCATGTTCGACTAGAAGGCCGCACCGTGTCTTACGAGGCGGTAGATAAAGTAAAATCGTCTTTGGAGAAGATTTCCCAGTTTAAAAATGTGCAGACGGGGAATGTCCGTAAAGGCGTGCAAGATGAAATCAAGTTTTCTCTTTCATTTGATATAGGAGTCTAATGTGGGCCGTTATTCCCTTAAGGAAAAATTAAATCCTGAAGAGCTCTATAACCAGTTTTTAAGCTTGGATGAGCAGCAGCGTTTATTCGCAACTATAGGCTCGGTGTTATTGCTCCTCTTGCTCGTGTTTGTCCCTGTGACCTGTGCGGGATCTAAAATTTCAAAACTTCAAAAAAATATTTTCAACCACGAAAAAAACATGGACGAACTGTCATCGAAACTAAGAGAGTATCAGCTAGTGGATAGTCAACTCAAGGCTATTAAAAGTCAGTGGGAAGGTAGGGGAAAAATTCCGTTATCTACTACTTTGGAATCCCTATCCGCTCAATCGGGGCTGGATAAAAATATTGATGCCATTAAAGAACAACCTTCCTCAGGTTCCGAGGGTCTGGTCGAAGAAAATATTGCTGCAGTAAGGGTCTCCCGGGTAAGCATGCAGCAAGCCATCGATTATTTATATAAAATTGAAAGCTTTCAACGAGGGGTGCTCAAGGTAAAAAAACTGCAGATAAAACCCCGCTATGACAATCGGCAGCAATTCGATTTAAATTTTGATGTCTCTACTTACACGCTGAAAGCGCCAAAATCAGACGAGAAAGAGGGAGGTAATAAGTGAATCGCGCACTAAGAAATTTTTTTTATATTCCCTCCTTCTTTTTATTTTTTGGGATTTTTTTTCTATGGACTTTGCCCTATGAGGCCTTGAAAAACAGAGTCATCTATCAAGCGGAAGATGTATTGAATCGTACCTTTGGTTTTAATTATCGTATTCGAGCGGGGGAATTAAGTTTTGGCCTATTTACCGGTCTTGATTTTGATAAGGTACAAGGGGCCTCTGCTGCGAATGAAGAAGTTCAGTTGAAAGTGGATCGTTTTCGAATCAATCCCAGCCTACTGTCTCTATTGTTTGGAAAAACCAAATCGAGTTTTCAGCTCAAATCAGGAAAGGGAATTATTGAGGGAATGCTAATCGATGATTCCAATCAAACGTCTATAGAGCTTGAGGCCGACAATTATAACCTCGGATTTGCAAAAAGCCTTACAGGTATTTCGATGGAAGGATTAATAAATGGGGAGATGAGTTACAAAATAAATAAGAAAAATAATTCTGAGACAAACGGAAGGTTAAAACTTGAAGTTAAAAACGCAAAAGTACTCGATTTGAACATCCCCTTAGATCTCA
The nucleotide sequence above comes from Deltaproteobacteria bacterium. Encoded proteins:
- the pilM gene encoding pilus assembly protein PilM, whose translation is MPQVILALDLGSYSIKLTRAERSMGEFAISDFFEIPFEQHEALSPEQVISVTLKKFFEEHPLSYDTAITALSGTETALRTLDFPFTQAAKIDSAIDFELETFVPFPVEDLCIDYIPIQKKASQTTVIAAYTPKAQIAKFLGMLSEANFDPRYVGVESLDLANLYHSRMLPPQGCYALLDLGHSKTQLTLLSGGELKLARTISIGGKHITEAIAKVMEVDFSRAQQIKHSEGQISAFDSSSELTEAIQEVVDQILVQVRQTLFAFYEKGGSVIEAVFLCGGTSRLSGIDQYLSTVLKLNVSPLDVLDYSFSHLKDPETARVLIAPCVAMVLRAVYPGKTVSLNFRRDEFAYTRDIQAISAEFKPMAIAAIVVLVLGVVYFSFSLYLLGDREQKLNKSVASLLTQGLTNLPKKVPEKMTDAQNLIKDRISKSQDELSKLQSDSALSALEILRMISMGLPSRQDLKLDVDDLNIATDHVRLEGRTVSYEAVDKVKSSLEKISQFKNVQTGNVRKGVQDEIKFSLSFDIGV
- the gspN gene encoding type II secretion system protein GspN, whose protein sequence is MNRALRNFFYIPSFFLFFGIFFLWTLPYEALKNRVIYQAEDVLNRTFGFNYRIRAGELSFGLFTGLDFDKVQGASAANEEVQLKVDRFRINPSLLSLLFGKTKSSFQLKSGKGIIEGMLIDDSNQTSIELEADNYNLGFAKSLTGISMEGLINGEMSYKINKKNNSETNGRLKLEVKNAKVLDLNIPLDLSNPSSALHINELKIAQDKGSILEMNLKGSSLDLVQLNLNGEDLNLNLKGKILAGKTVADSNLSLEGKFKVSPEVVKTVPFFVLIEPQKNPDGSYDLALEGKLLTNPMPILTIGKFRDILSHFGGPPNSP